Proteins found in one Carnobacterium pleistocenium FTR1 genomic segment:
- a CDS encoding 16S rRNA (uracil(1498)-N(3))-methyltransferase gives MQRYFLNEDLTDYQNQTISIDGDSFHHMIKVMRMKVDHRVYLVTKDQKAFIAKINAIEEKRVLLSWVEDDLRQQELPIEVTIASGLPKGDKLDLIVQKGTELGASAFIPFAGSFSISKWDAKKAVKKIERLQKIAQEAAEQSHRTKIPTLQPLASVKQLIEMKEHFDVCLVAYEESAKVGEDQNFVKGLKQLPIGGKLLIIFGPEGGLSKDEVDAFIQNGFLPCALGPRILRTETAPLYALAAASYHFELMDK, from the coding sequence ATGCAACGCTATTTTTTAAACGAAGATTTAACAGATTATCAAAATCAAACTATTTCAATTGATGGAGACAGTTTTCACCATATGATAAAAGTGATGCGGATGAAAGTCGATCATCGTGTGTACCTGGTAACAAAAGATCAGAAAGCTTTTATTGCCAAAATCAATGCAATTGAAGAGAAAAGAGTTCTTTTAAGTTGGGTCGAAGATGATCTTAGACAACAAGAATTGCCAATTGAGGTAACGATTGCTAGTGGACTTCCTAAGGGCGATAAGTTAGATTTGATTGTCCAAAAAGGAACAGAATTAGGTGCAAGTGCGTTTATTCCCTTTGCAGGGTCGTTCTCAATTTCAAAATGGGATGCCAAAAAAGCCGTTAAAAAAATTGAGCGGTTGCAAAAAATTGCACAAGAAGCAGCTGAACAATCGCATCGCACAAAAATTCCAACACTTCAGCCACTTGCTTCGGTAAAGCAGCTGATTGAGATGAAAGAACACTTTGATGTCTGTTTAGTCGCTTATGAAGAAAGTGCTAAAGTAGGAGAAGATCAAAATTTTGTTAAAGGATTAAAGCAGCTGCCTATTGGCGGGAAGTTACTCATTATTTTTGGTCCTGAAGGTGGGCTATCTAAAGATGAAGTAGATGCATTCATTCAGAATGGCTTTTTGCCTTGTGCATTGGGCCCAAGAATTTTAAGAACAGAAACCGCTCCACTATATGCATTAGCAGCGGCTTCGTACCACTTTGAGTTAATGGATAAGTAA
- the deoC gene encoding deoxyribose-phosphate aldolase, translating to MTVELNKTIDHTLLKPEATEAQIKTLCEEAAKYDFMSVCINPTWVKKAAELLKGTDVRVCTVIGFPLGANTSEVKAFEAENAIQNGATEVDMVINIGALKGGNDALVQRDIESVVAVSKGKALSKVIIETALLTDEEKVRACELAKKAGADFVKTSTGFSTGGATLEDIKLMRATVGPDMGVKASGGVRTQEDAKQFIAAGATRLGSSNGLAIVNG from the coding sequence ATGACAGTCGAATTAAATAAAACAATTGATCACACATTATTAAAACCAGAAGCAACGGAAGCACAAATCAAAACGCTTTGTGAAGAAGCAGCCAAGTATGATTTTATGTCCGTTTGTATAAACCCAACTTGGGTTAAAAAAGCGGCAGAATTACTTAAGGGTACAGACGTAAGAGTATGTACAGTCATTGGTTTTCCTTTAGGAGCTAATACATCTGAAGTAAAGGCTTTTGAAGCAGAAAATGCGATTCAAAATGGTGCAACTGAAGTAGATATGGTCATCAACATCGGTGCTCTTAAAGGTGGAAATGACGCTTTAGTTCAACGCGATATTGAAAGTGTTGTAGCTGTTTCAAAAGGAAAGGCATTATCAAAAGTAATCATTGAAACAGCCTTATTGACTGATGAAGAAAAAGTACGTGCATGTGAACTGGCTAAAAAAGCTGGAGCTGATTTCGTGAAAACATCTACTGGTTTTTCAACAGGAGGAGCAACACTTGAAGATATCAAATTGATGCGCGCAACTGTAGGACCTGATATGGGTGTTAAAGCAAGTGGCGGTGTTCGTACACAAGAAGATGCTAAACAATTTATCGCAGCAGGAGCTACTCGTTTGGGATCTTCAAATGGCTTAGCAATCGTAAACGGATAA
- a CDS encoding DNA-3-methyladenine glycosylase, with the protein MNFWTDQTKTTEEIAQDLLGCLVIKETDEGVTSGWIVETEAYLGEIDEAAHSYGLKRTPRLDSMYKEPGTIYVYSMHTHLMLNVVVQEKGVPEAILIRAIEPLKGVTLMSERRGKVGFAVTDGPGKLTKAMDITKLDDGTSVAESPLLIDIATRKTPKKIQSSPRIGVPNKGEWTDALLRYTVVGNPYVSRKKGAIETDFGWEEPIN; encoded by the coding sequence TTGAATTTTTGGACAGATCAAACAAAAACAACGGAAGAAATAGCGCAAGATTTACTTGGTTGTTTGGTTATCAAAGAAACAGATGAAGGGGTGACATCTGGTTGGATCGTAGAAACAGAAGCTTATTTAGGTGAGATAGATGAAGCTGCTCATAGTTATGGCTTAAAAAGGACTCCTCGTCTGGACTCTATGTATAAAGAACCTGGAACAATTTATGTCTACAGCATGCACACGCACTTAATGCTAAATGTAGTTGTTCAAGAAAAAGGGGTACCAGAAGCCATTTTAATACGCGCTATTGAGCCTTTAAAAGGTGTAACACTAATGTCTGAAAGAAGAGGAAAGGTTGGCTTTGCAGTAACAGATGGACCCGGAAAACTAACTAAGGCAATGGATATCACTAAATTGGATGATGGGACATCCGTTGCAGAATCGCCTTTGCTCATAGATATAGCTACAAGGAAAACACCTAAAAAAATTCAATCATCTCCTAGAATAGGCGTCCCCAATAAAGGCGAATGGACGGATGCACTGCTCCGATATACTGTAGTAGGAAATCCATATGTATCAAGAAAAAAAGGTGCAATAGAAACAGATTTTGGTTGGGAAGAACCAATCAACTAA
- the prmA gene encoding 50S ribosomal protein L11 methyltransferase has protein sequence MKWIELQIQTSNEAVEAVSNILIESGSQGVAIEDRQDFLNNPDDGFGEIWALDEADFSKEGVIIKAYFPDTLFLPELVPNIKLRINELKTFGLDIAPNSVKVDEVAEENWATAWKKYYHPLQVTRFLTVVPSWEEYELQHPDERVIRLDPGLAFGTGTHPTTMLSLQALETYIRGDETILDVGTGSGVLSIASKALGAKHVHAYDLDDVAVKAAVENIELNDYATDIIVKANDLLKGVTIEADIVVANILAEIIIPLIPEAFEVLKPGGLFLTSGIIEDKKELILSEQKKQGFTIIQVQQMKDWCSIVAQKPLAEDE, from the coding sequence ATGAAGTGGATTGAATTACAAATACAAACCTCAAATGAAGCTGTAGAAGCTGTATCGAATATTCTTATTGAATCAGGTTCCCAAGGAGTAGCTATTGAAGATAGACAAGATTTTTTAAATAATCCTGATGATGGATTTGGTGAAATATGGGCATTAGATGAAGCGGATTTTTCTAAAGAAGGGGTGATCATAAAAGCCTATTTTCCAGATACGCTATTTTTACCTGAATTGGTTCCAAACATTAAACTTAGAATCAATGAACTCAAAACATTCGGCTTAGATATTGCACCAAATAGTGTGAAAGTAGATGAAGTTGCGGAAGAAAACTGGGCTACGGCTTGGAAAAAATATTACCATCCTTTGCAAGTAACGCGCTTTCTAACGGTCGTTCCAAGCTGGGAAGAGTATGAGCTACAGCATCCGGATGAACGTGTGATACGCCTAGATCCTGGTTTAGCTTTTGGTACAGGTACTCATCCAACAACCATGCTTTCTTTACAAGCTCTTGAAACGTATATTCGTGGCGATGAAACCATTTTAGATGTAGGGACAGGTTCAGGTGTATTAAGTATTGCTAGTAAAGCTTTAGGTGCCAAGCATGTTCATGCCTATGATTTAGATGATGTGGCTGTAAAAGCAGCCGTTGAAAACATTGAGTTGAATGATTACGCTACAGATATTATTGTAAAAGCCAATGATTTGCTGAAAGGTGTAACGATCGAAGCTGATATCGTAGTAGCCAATATTTTAGCAGAAATCATCATTCCACTTATACCGGAAGCTTTTGAAGTGTTGAAACCAGGCGGTCTATTTTTAACTTCAGGAATCATCGAGGATAAAAAAGAGCTTATTCTTTCTGAACAAAAGAAACAAGGCTTTACGATCATCCAAGTACAACAAATGAAAGACTGGTGCAGCATTGTCGCTCAAAAACCATTAGCGGAGGATGAATAA
- a CDS encoding DUF3013 family protein gives MAQESVLDYLGEALEENDFEFDWKLEWDKKQHAIEVYFSIFAEKNEENIVIEDIEGTTAQGDIIQFEDAICLFDPKKSKIQMDNYLKAFPVDFKIGIEKGYIDALLKTLRIVVTEGQSDLLDFATDPTIEEFELNWNDTNFDGTIKTLKDINRYNEEKLSYPKY, from the coding sequence ATGGCACAAGAATCAGTATTAGATTATTTAGGCGAAGCGTTAGAAGAAAATGACTTTGAATTTGATTGGAAATTAGAATGGGATAAAAAACAGCACGCGATTGAAGTTTATTTTTCGATTTTCGCTGAAAAAAATGAAGAAAATATTGTGATTGAAGACATTGAAGGAACAACAGCTCAAGGCGATATTATTCAATTTGAAGATGCTATCTGCCTTTTTGATCCTAAAAAATCAAAAATTCAAATGGATAACTACTTAAAAGCCTTCCCGGTTGATTTTAAAATAGGTATCGAAAAAGGATATATTGATGCACTTTTAAAAACACTGCGTATCGTTGTAACAGAAGGACAATCTGATTTGTTAGATTTTGCTACTGACCCAACAATCGAAGAATTTGAATTAAACTGGAACGATACCAATTTTGATGGAACAATCAAAACATTAAAAGATATCAATCGTTATAACGAAGAAAAACTTTCTTATCCAAAGTACTAA